In one Mycobacterium sp. NBC_00419 genomic region, the following are encoded:
- a CDS encoding NUDIX hydrolase translates to MSGPLYWSLTAVLVFVLVFSAVWAYQTANRLDRLHVRYDLSWQALDAALGRRAVVARAVAADAYNHRPEGRRLAALADAAERAPRSGREAAENELSTALAMVDPSAIPTALVAELADAEARVLLARRFHNDAVRDTLALRERRPVRWLRLGGTAPLPSYFEIAERADPGPAAEAALVDRRTSARVVLLDDDGAVLLFCGSDPVIPDATAPRWWFTVGGQAHPGERLIDAAVREIAEETGLCVDASAMVGPVWRRESVIDFNGTVIQSQEFYFVHRTRRFEPVVTGRTELELRYIHGHRWCDAATIDELAAGGQTVYPLQLGELLAEANAVADGGARRAELHPIH, encoded by the coding sequence ATGAGCGGGCCGTTGTACTGGTCGCTGACCGCGGTCCTGGTCTTCGTTTTGGTGTTCAGCGCGGTGTGGGCCTATCAGACCGCCAACCGGCTCGACCGGCTGCACGTCCGCTACGACCTGTCCTGGCAGGCGCTCGACGCGGCGCTGGGCCGCCGTGCGGTGGTGGCCCGCGCCGTGGCCGCCGACGCCTACAACCACCGCCCCGAGGGCCGGCGGCTGGCCGCGCTGGCCGATGCGGCCGAACGCGCGCCGCGGTCCGGGCGTGAGGCTGCCGAGAACGAACTGTCCACCGCGCTGGCGATGGTCGACCCGTCGGCGATACCGACGGCTCTGGTCGCCGAACTCGCCGACGCTGAAGCCCGGGTACTGCTGGCGCGCCGCTTCCACAACGACGCGGTGCGCGACACGCTGGCACTGCGCGAGAGAAGGCCGGTGCGCTGGCTGCGCTTGGGTGGAACCGCGCCGCTGCCAAGCTATTTCGAGATCGCCGAGCGAGCCGACCCAGGCCCGGCTGCCGAGGCGGCTCTGGTCGACCGGCGCACGTCGGCACGGGTGGTGCTGCTCGACGACGACGGCGCGGTGCTGCTGTTCTGCGGATCGGATCCGGTGATTCCGGACGCCACCGCACCACGCTGGTGGTTCACCGTCGGCGGCCAGGCGCATCCGGGCGAGCGGCTGATCGACGCGGCCGTCCGGGAGATCGCCGAGGAGACCGGCCTGTGTGTGGACGCATCCGCGATGGTGGGCCCGGTGTGGCGGCGCGAGTCGGTGATCGACTTCAACGGCACGGTCATCCAGAGCCAGGAGTTCTATTTCGTGCATCGCACGCGCCGGTTCGAGCCGGTCGTGACCGGCCGCACGGAATTGGAGCTGCGCTACATCCACGGCCACCGCTGGTGTGACGCGGCCACCATCGACGAGCTCGCCGCAGGCGGGCAGACGGTCTACCCGCTACAGCTCGGCGAGCTGCTCGCCGAAGCCAATGCCGTAGCCGACGGCGGAGCCAGGCGCGCCGAGCTGCATCCGATCCACTGA
- a CDS encoding TetR/AcrR family transcriptional regulator has translation MSARDALIASVTGLVRRRGVAGTGLAALLEDSGVARRTLYLNFPGGKAELVTEATRRAGQELASAIRTAEGDDVAQAVQTFIDMWKAQLGATHMQAGCPIVAAILGRSEAPAAAQAASAAVREWQEILADRLIVGGAGPDIARSLATLMVAAIEGAVILAVATESTDPLDDVGRHLLEVIRLHLPSDAR, from the coding sequence ATGTCTGCACGAGACGCCCTGATCGCCAGCGTCACCGGGTTGGTACGCCGGCGCGGGGTCGCCGGAACCGGCCTCGCCGCACTGCTGGAGGACAGCGGCGTCGCCCGCAGAACCCTGTACCTGAACTTTCCCGGCGGCAAGGCCGAACTCGTCACCGAGGCCACCCGGCGCGCTGGACAGGAGCTGGCCTCGGCAATCCGGACAGCCGAAGGCGACGACGTGGCGCAGGCAGTGCAGACGTTCATCGACATGTGGAAGGCGCAGCTCGGTGCGACGCACATGCAGGCGGGCTGCCCGATCGTGGCCGCGATCCTCGGCCGGTCGGAGGCCCCCGCCGCCGCGCAGGCGGCCAGTGCGGCCGTCCGGGAATGGCAGGAGATCCTGGCCGATCGGCTGATCGTGGGCGGCGCCGGGCCGGACATCGCACGCTCGCTGGCGACCCTGATGGTCGCCGCGATCGAAGGCGCGGTGATCCTCGCCGTCGCGACGGAGTCGACGGACCCGCTCGACGACGTCGGCCGTCACCTGCTCGAGGTCATCAGGCTGCACCTGCCGAGCGACGCGCGCTGA
- a CDS encoding nitroreductase family deazaflavin-dependent oxidoreductase produces the protein MAITDTDKTLRKFRRERLLGRYVFNPMVQGLSRLGVRTTLATELETVGRKTGQQRRVPVSAQFDTGGAWIICQHGSRSGWGSNIAANPSVRIRQGDRWRTGVAEFRPDDDVVARARGFGRLGSRVVKALETTPVSVRIDFTD, from the coding sequence ATGGCGATCACCGACACAGACAAGACACTGCGCAAGTTCCGCAGAGAGCGGCTACTCGGACGCTATGTGTTCAATCCGATGGTCCAGGGGCTGAGCAGGTTGGGTGTGCGCACCACCTTGGCTACCGAGCTGGAGACCGTCGGCCGCAAGACCGGCCAGCAGCGCCGGGTACCGGTCTCGGCCCAGTTCGACACCGGTGGCGCGTGGATCATCTGCCAACACGGCAGCCGTTCCGGGTGGGGCAGCAATATCGCCGCCAACCCGAGTGTCCGCATCCGGCAGGGCGATCGCTGGCGTACCGGAGTGGCCGAATTCAGGCCCGACGACGACGTGGTCGCCCGCGCCCGAGGCTTCGGCCGACTCGGTTCCCGGGTCGTCAAGGCGCTGGAGACGACTCCGGTGTCGGTTCGGATCGACTTCACCGACTGA
- the pdxS gene encoding pyridoxal 5'-phosphate synthase lyase subunit PdxS produces the protein MDTAAGRNGTGSHAQTGTARVKRGMAEMLKGGVIMDVVTPEQARIAEAAGAVAVMALERVPADIRAQGGVSRMSDPDMIEGIIAAVTIPVMAKARIGHFVEAQILQSLGVDYIDESEVLTPADYAHHIDKWKFTVPFVCGATNLGEALRRITEGAAMIRSKGEAGTGDVSNATTHMRTIGGEIRRLSSLSEDELFVAAKDLQAPYDLVVEVARAGKLPVTMFTAGGIATPADAAMMMQLGAEGVFVGSGIFKSGNPAERAAAIVKATTFYDDPDVLAKVSRGLGEAMVGINVEDIAQPHRLAERGW, from the coding sequence GTGGATACCGCAGCTGGACGTAACGGCACGGGCAGCCACGCGCAGACCGGTACAGCCCGGGTGAAGCGCGGCATGGCGGAGATGCTCAAGGGCGGCGTCATTATGGACGTCGTCACCCCCGAGCAGGCGCGGATCGCCGAGGCGGCCGGCGCGGTGGCGGTGATGGCACTCGAGCGCGTCCCGGCCGATATCCGCGCCCAGGGTGGGGTGTCCCGGATGAGCGATCCGGACATGATCGAGGGCATCATCGCCGCGGTCACTATCCCGGTGATGGCCAAGGCCCGCATCGGGCACTTCGTGGAGGCCCAGATCCTGCAGAGCCTCGGCGTCGACTATATCGACGAGTCCGAGGTGCTGACCCCGGCCGACTACGCCCACCACATCGACAAGTGGAAGTTCACCGTTCCGTTCGTGTGCGGCGCCACCAACCTCGGCGAGGCGCTGCGCCGCATCACCGAAGGCGCGGCGATGATCCGCTCCAAGGGTGAAGCCGGCACCGGTGACGTGTCCAACGCCACCACTCACATGCGCACCATCGGCGGGGAGATCCGCCGCCTGTCCTCGCTGTCCGAAGACGAGCTCTTCGTTGCGGCCAAGGACCTGCAGGCCCCCTACGATCTCGTGGTCGAGGTGGCCCGGGCCGGCAAGCTTCCGGTCACGATGTTCACCGCGGGCGGTATCGCCACCCCCGCCGACGCGGCGATGATGATGCAGCTCGGCGCCGAGGGCGTGTTCGTCGGCTCGGGAATCTTCAAGTCCGGCAACCCCGCCGAGCGGGCCGCCGCCATCGTCAAGGCCACCACGTTCTACGACGATCCCGACGTCCTGGCGAAGGTGTCGCGTGGCCTCGGTGAGGCGATGGTGGGCATCAACGTGGAGGACATCGCGCAGCCACACCGGCTCGCAGAGCGCGGCTGGTAG
- the tesB gene encoding acyl-CoA thioesterase II, whose product MAIEEILDLEQLEVNIYRGGVFSPESGFLQRTFGGHVAGQSLVSAVRTVESEFQVHSLHGYFLRPGDATKPTVYIVERLRDGGSFVTRRVNAVQHGQTIFSMSASFQTDQSGIEHQDAMPEAPPPDDLPGFVSKGGVFDDAGFAQFAEWDVRIVPRDQVTTDPGKVSQQQVWFKHKDPLPNDHVLHICALAYMSDLTLLGSAQVHHAEDRKHLNVASLDHAMWFMRPFRADEWLLYDQSSPSACGGRALTHGRIFNRYGEMVAAVMQEGLTRYQRGYPAAQ is encoded by the coding sequence GTGGCGATCGAAGAGATCCTCGACCTCGAGCAACTCGAAGTCAACATCTACCGCGGTGGTGTGTTCAGCCCCGAATCCGGTTTCCTGCAGCGCACTTTCGGCGGCCATGTGGCCGGTCAGTCACTGGTGTCGGCGGTGCGCACCGTGGAATCGGAGTTCCAGGTGCACTCGCTGCACGGGTACTTCCTGCGTCCCGGTGACGCCACCAAACCCACCGTCTACATCGTCGAACGGCTGCGCGACGGCGGCTCGTTCGTCACCCGCCGGGTCAACGCCGTGCAACACGGGCAGACGATCTTCTCGATGTCGGCGTCGTTCCAGACCGACCAGAGCGGTATCGAGCATCAAGACGCCATGCCGGAAGCTCCACCGCCCGACGACCTTCCCGGTTTCGTCTCCAAGGGCGGGGTGTTTGACGACGCCGGCTTCGCGCAGTTCGCCGAGTGGGACGTTCGCATCGTCCCGCGCGACCAGGTGACCACCGATCCCGGCAAGGTCTCCCAGCAGCAGGTGTGGTTCAAGCACAAGGATCCGCTGCCCAACGACCACGTCCTGCACATCTGCGCCCTGGCTTACATGAGCGATCTGACCCTGCTGGGTTCGGCACAGGTGCACCACGCCGAGGATCGCAAGCACCTCAACGTCGCTTCGCTCGACCACGCCATGTGGTTCATGCGGCCGTTCCGCGCCGACGAGTGGCTGCTCTACGACCAGTCCTCGCCGTCGGCATGTGGTGGCCGGGCACTGACCCACGGCCGGATCTTCAACCGCTACGGGGAGATGGTCGCCGCCGTCATGCAGGAGGGGCTGACCCGCTATCAGCGTGGATACCCCGCTGCCCAATGA
- the pdxT gene encoding pyridoxal 5'-phosphate synthase glutaminase subunit PdxT, producing MTVRIGVLALQGDTREHLAALREAGAEASTVRRHGELEAVDGLVIPGGESTTMSHLLRAFDLLDPLRQRLADGMPAYGSCAGMILLASEILDAGEPGREAVPLGGIDMTVRRNAFGRQVDSFEGDIDFAGLDGPAHAVFIRAPWVERVGPDVQVLARADDHIVAVRQGAVLATAFHPEMTGDRRVHKLFVDVVTGRA from the coding sequence ATGACCGTGCGGATCGGTGTGCTCGCCCTGCAGGGTGACACGCGCGAGCATCTGGCCGCACTGCGGGAAGCAGGTGCCGAAGCCTCCACGGTGCGCCGCCACGGCGAGCTCGAGGCGGTCGACGGTCTGGTGATTCCCGGCGGGGAGTCCACCACCATGAGTCATCTGCTGCGGGCGTTCGACCTGCTCGACCCGTTGCGCCAGCGACTGGCGGACGGTATGCCGGCCTACGGCTCGTGTGCCGGAATGATCCTGCTGGCCAGTGAGATCCTCGACGCCGGTGAACCGGGCCGAGAGGCTGTTCCGCTCGGCGGCATCGATATGACTGTGCGGCGCAACGCCTTTGGGCGCCAGGTTGACTCCTTCGAGGGCGACATCGACTTCGCCGGGCTGGACGGTCCCGCCCATGCCGTGTTCATCCGGGCGCCGTGGGTGGAGCGGGTGGGGCCGGACGTGCAGGTGCTCGCGCGCGCCGACGATCACATCGTCGCGGTGCGCCAGGGCGCGGTGCTGGCCACGGCGTTCCATCCCGAGATGACCGGCGACCGGCGAGTGCACAAGCTCTTCGTCGACGTCGTCACCGGCCGGGCCTGA
- a CDS encoding alpha/beta hydrolase, whose amino-acid sequence MSGAGIVNMVRHDIEVDVSGSCAIDGQLAVVATVHLPPPEAAADGLTVLFALPGGGYSRGYYDMHFSGHSGYSQAEHHVARGLAVVAIDHLGVGDSTPAVSGEVRIEDIAAANAAAVEKIAQLLETGSAVAGYPPVRIARRVGVGQSMGGAITVVMAARHRPYDAIAVLGFSAVHTVLPLPDQSVTDEVAARVGTERRDADPRTQSVVAVAERIPDFLYPFFWSDVPEDVVAADTRGGYPLRTEAPPFGSVAIPSSVVTLLSPGCIADDAAAVECPVFVGAGERDTLPAPHREAAAYEKSTDVTVFVVPQMAHMHNFASTRLTLWDRVAAWAAAL is encoded by the coding sequence ATGTCAGGCGCGGGCATCGTGAACATGGTTCGGCACGACATCGAAGTGGACGTATCCGGTAGTTGCGCGATCGATGGGCAACTGGCGGTGGTAGCCACCGTGCATCTTCCGCCGCCCGAGGCGGCGGCCGACGGTCTGACCGTGTTGTTCGCCCTGCCCGGAGGCGGATACAGCCGCGGCTACTACGACATGCACTTCTCCGGTCACTCCGGCTATTCACAAGCTGAGCATCACGTCGCGCGCGGTCTCGCTGTGGTCGCGATCGACCACCTCGGGGTCGGGGACAGCACTCCCGCGGTCAGCGGCGAGGTGCGCATCGAGGACATCGCCGCTGCCAACGCCGCTGCTGTCGAGAAGATCGCGCAGTTGCTGGAGACGGGGAGCGCGGTGGCGGGGTACCCGCCAGTGCGGATCGCGCGGCGGGTCGGTGTTGGCCAGTCGATGGGCGGGGCGATCACCGTCGTCATGGCGGCGCGGCACCGGCCCTACGACGCGATCGCAGTCCTCGGGTTCAGTGCCGTCCACACTGTCCTGCCGCTACCTGATCAGTCAGTGACCGACGAGGTCGCCGCGCGCGTCGGCACCGAGCGACGGGACGCTGATCCGCGTACGCAATCGGTGGTCGCAGTCGCTGAGCGGATCCCCGATTTCCTATACCCCTTCTTCTGGTCTGACGTGCCCGAAGACGTCGTGGCCGCCGACACCCGCGGCGGCTATCCGTTGCGCACCGAGGCGCCGCCCTTCGGCAGTGTTGCGATCCCCAGCTCTGTGGTGACGCTGCTGTCGCCGGGATGTATTGCCGACGACGCCGCGGCTGTCGAATGCCCCGTATTCGTGGGTGCCGGGGAGCGTGACACGCTGCCGGCGCCGCACCGCGAGGCGGCTGCCTATGAAAAGTCGACTGATGTCACGGTCTTCGTGGTTCCGCAGATGGCGCACATGCACAACTTCGCGTCCACGCGGCTGACGCTGTGGGATCGGGTTGCCGCCTGGGCGGCGGCTCTGTGA
- a CDS encoding NUDIX hydrolase, with translation MRPQDAVVDVGARARARWMNVTSVGPSIPSSWHRERGSGAVPPVELPAATAVLARDGQSGLEVLLLKRATTTSFAADAWVFPGGRVESDDTEDEGTDGADAFGLAAARRAAVRETEEEAGIAIEGADLQPIAHWTPGPEAPKRFSTWTLFARVEPAVRVQIDGGEIVDHQWIAPADALDQHRLGNIAMLPPTWMTLRTLSQYGSSTAAAAGITSAPVERFVSRVATGSTCRVILWDGDAGYQTLDADATGPQHRLYLDERGWRYVRT, from the coding sequence GTGCGTCCGCAGGACGCTGTTGTTGATGTCGGTGCCCGGGCACGAGCGAGGTGGATGAACGTGACATCGGTAGGTCCCTCGATTCCCTCGTCCTGGCATCGCGAACGGGGCAGTGGTGCAGTGCCGCCCGTTGAGTTGCCCGCAGCGACAGCGGTTCTGGCGCGCGACGGACAGAGCGGACTAGAGGTCCTGTTGCTCAAGCGGGCCACCACCACCTCCTTCGCCGCCGATGCCTGGGTGTTTCCCGGGGGTCGCGTCGAGTCGGACGACACCGAGGACGAGGGGACAGACGGTGCCGACGCCTTTGGTCTCGCGGCTGCGCGGCGGGCCGCCGTCCGCGAGACCGAGGAAGAAGCCGGCATTGCGATCGAGGGGGCGGATCTGCAGCCTATTGCGCATTGGACCCCCGGACCCGAGGCGCCCAAACGCTTTTCGACCTGGACGCTGTTCGCTCGCGTCGAGCCGGCAGTTCGCGTGCAGATCGACGGCGGCGAGATCGTCGATCATCAATGGATCGCGCCTGCCGACGCGCTGGACCAACACCGTCTGGGCAACATCGCCATGTTGCCGCCCACTTGGATGACGCTGCGCACCTTGTCGCAGTATGGGAGTTCGACCGCTGCTGCGGCCGGCATCACCTCCGCGCCGGTGGAGAGGTTCGTCAGCCGGGTCGCAACAGGCAGCACCTGCCGGGTGATTCTGTGGGACGGCGACGCGGGGTATCAGACCCTGGACGCCGACGCGACGGGCCCGCAACACCGGCTGTATCTGGATGAACGTGGCTGGCGGTACGTGCGGACATGA
- a CDS encoding Zn-ribbon domain-containing OB-fold protein, producing MRSGAMAAQQDAEHVDDSELVLRFPGEAITHDNKAHYRGRLQRRLLVNTCTDCGAWHHPPKPVCPQCWSSAIEATEVSGSGVIHLAVFLHQGPPGEGVDYSTPYPVVSVDLDDAPGTRFTTTVVGADNNDIAIGRRVRLDWTTRAGSPMPVFRLDSEVKK from the coding sequence ATGAGGAGTGGTGCGATGGCGGCGCAGCAGGATGCAGAACACGTCGACGATTCGGAGTTGGTGCTTCGCTTCCCCGGGGAGGCGATAACGCACGACAACAAGGCCCACTATCGTGGCCGGTTGCAGCGCCGTCTCCTGGTCAACACCTGTACAGACTGCGGCGCATGGCATCATCCGCCGAAGCCGGTGTGCCCGCAGTGCTGGTCCTCGGCTATCGAAGCCACTGAGGTCAGTGGTTCCGGCGTCATCCACCTCGCGGTGTTCCTGCACCAGGGGCCTCCTGGCGAAGGGGTTGACTACTCGACCCCGTACCCGGTTGTCAGCGTTGACCTGGACGACGCGCCGGGAACCCGCTTCACGACCACCGTCGTCGGCGCGGACAACAACGACATCGCGATCGGGCGGCGGGTGCGATTGGACTGGACCACGCGGGCCGGAAGCCCGATGCCGGTGTTCCGGCTCGACAGTGAGGTGAAGAAGTGA
- a CDS encoding thiolase family protein gives MNTANPLRHKVAIAGAASTGFTAANTAFTKTALAAQACIDVIRACGLTPGDIDGLCGSTPPTQELQAALGIPRATWVASPFIPFGNHVAAAVSAVHSGLAEVVLVYHAAYREAWNTSSSLKDPFRRIATPGLTEPHPGPESMAAAVGYTAWASRYIHEYGADKADFGLIAINERTNAAMNPLAAITKPITMDDYLSARMIRHPLCLLDMDIPVDGADAFIVTTAERARDLPLPPVLVDAVVLGQVAPNEEDQIRDLGHHGQQVVIDTLKAKSEFWIDDVDVYFPYDGFTILALSWIENAGWCGPGEAGDFLREHWDSSSNRVLIDGRVPINPHGGSLSEGATQGSGHVREAVHQLQGLAGERQVTDAQRALVTPGGFFFNAQGMTLTRG, from the coding sequence GTGAACACGGCTAACCCGCTGCGCCACAAGGTCGCCATTGCAGGTGCGGCGAGCACTGGCTTCACCGCGGCCAACACTGCGTTCACTAAGACGGCATTGGCGGCCCAGGCTTGTATCGACGTCATTCGTGCCTGTGGATTGACCCCCGGTGATATCGACGGATTATGCGGTTCCACGCCGCCGACTCAGGAATTGCAAGCGGCCCTTGGCATTCCACGTGCGACCTGGGTGGCGAGTCCGTTCATCCCCTTTGGCAACCACGTCGCTGCGGCAGTATCCGCTGTGCATAGCGGTCTCGCGGAAGTCGTCCTGGTCTATCACGCGGCCTACCGCGAGGCCTGGAATACCTCCTCGTCGCTAAAGGATCCGTTCCGTCGCATCGCTACGCCGGGCCTGACGGAGCCGCACCCTGGACCGGAGAGCATGGCAGCCGCGGTCGGCTACACGGCCTGGGCATCGCGCTACATCCATGAATATGGCGCTGACAAAGCGGATTTCGGCTTGATTGCGATCAACGAGCGAACCAATGCCGCCATGAATCCGCTGGCGGCCATCACCAAACCCATCACGATGGACGACTATCTGTCGGCAAGGATGATCCGGCACCCCCTATGCCTGCTCGACATGGACATTCCGGTTGACGGAGCGGACGCGTTCATCGTCACCACCGCCGAACGTGCCCGCGACCTCCCGTTGCCCCCGGTCCTGGTCGACGCAGTGGTGCTCGGACAAGTGGCACCCAACGAGGAAGACCAGATCCGCGACCTCGGTCATCATGGCCAACAAGTGGTGATCGATACGCTGAAAGCCAAGAGCGAGTTCTGGATTGACGACGTCGACGTTTACTTTCCTTACGACGGCTTCACCATTCTGGCGTTGTCCTGGATCGAGAACGCGGGATGGTGTGGCCCAGGGGAAGCCGGTGACTTCCTTCGTGAGCACTGGGACAGCAGTTCCAATCGCGTGCTGATCGACGGTCGTGTTCCGATCAACCCGCACGGCGGATCGCTGTCCGAGGGTGCGACCCAGGGCTCTGGGCACGTACGCGAGGCGGTTCACCAGTTGCAGGGTCTGGCCGGCGAACGTCAGGTCACCGATGCGCAACGCGCGTTGGTGACACCGGGCGGGTTCTTCTTCAATGCTCAGGGCATGACGTTGACCCGCGGGTGA